The following coding sequences lie in one Agrobacterium vitis genomic window:
- a CDS encoding nuclear transport factor 2 family protein — protein sequence MSEDRAAANKRLVLDFFRCVFEARNPDAARDFVTEDYIQHTDQLPSGLAALEAFVRTIFPDGPVPTPPQLQHPPEFIVAEGDMVVLSAVMPQPDPEHPGEICLRYVFNAFRISNGKLAEHWGSAGKVYRSA from the coding sequence ATGAGCGAAGATCGCGCCGCTGCCAACAAACGCCTGGTGCTCGACTTCTTCCGCTGTGTCTTCGAGGCGCGTAACCCGGATGCCGCGCGCGATTTCGTTACCGAGGATTATATCCAGCACACCGACCAGCTTCCGAGTGGCCTAGCCGCGCTGGAAGCGTTTGTTCGCACCATTTTTCCTGACGGCCCGGTGCCGACGCCTCCACAACTCCAACATCCGCCGGAATTTATCGTCGCGGAAGGCGACATGGTGGTTCTTTCCGCCGTCATGCCTCAGCCCGATCCCGAGCACCCCGGTGAGATATGTCTGCGGTATGTTTTCAACGCGTTCCGCATCTCCAATGGAAAGCTCGCCGAGCATTGGGGAAGCGCCGGTAAGGTGTATCGATCCGCGTAA
- a CDS encoding nitroreductase family protein encodes MSISSNNRSSDYDIDQIFLDRWSPRALDPQAMSEEDLMTILEAARWAPSSFNAQPWRFIYAQRDTPEWQNIFGLLAPMNQAWASRASVLVVIVSANTAIMPMQTEPVPSYSHSFDAGAAWAYLALQATRLGWYAHGMAGFDVPRSYEVLGVPDSFRVEAVIAIGRIGDKSLLPPPLQEREQPNGRRPLQESAMKGRFIG; translated from the coding sequence GTGTCCATTTCTTCAAATAATCGCTCTTCGGATTACGATATCGATCAGATTTTTCTGGATCGCTGGTCTCCTCGGGCACTTGATCCCCAGGCAATGTCAGAGGAAGATCTGATGACGATTTTGGAGGCGGCTCGTTGGGCGCCGTCCTCATTCAATGCCCAGCCCTGGAGGTTCATTTACGCGCAGCGCGATACGCCGGAATGGCAGAATATTTTCGGTCTGCTCGCGCCGATGAACCAGGCGTGGGCATCTCGTGCTTCGGTATTGGTGGTGATTGTTTCCGCAAATACAGCGATCATGCCAATGCAGACTGAGCCGGTTCCCTCTTACAGCCATTCCTTCGACGCAGGTGCTGCCTGGGCCTATCTTGCACTGCAAGCAACGCGCCTCGGGTGGTATGCTCATGGCATGGCTGGGTTCGACGTTCCACGCAGCTACGAAGTGCTTGGGGTCCCAGACAGCTTTCGGGTTGAAGCCGTCATCGCGATCGGCAGGATCGGCGACAAGAGCTTGTTGCCGCCGCCCCTGCAGGAGCGTGAGCAGCCAAACGGGCGCCGTCCGCTCCAGGAGTCGGCTATGAAAGGACGTTTCATCGGCTGA
- a CDS encoding acyl-CoA dehydrogenase family protein produces MNLASAPRHEESARQPYAAVSVGPSEAGQIMRDKVLALVPLIRREAEAGEKLGAMTPAVVNALNEVGFFKITLPREYGGYGFGARDIAEVVGAAATGDGSTAWSGFVSVGLRNAFVFDEQTVSELMADAGSWVGPLMVGASVFSQIVGDARLVDGGFMVRGKWSFGSGCKHAKWAFVGIQWEEGGVPHRGIALLSRDQYEIVDDWHVMGLQGTSSNSITALDEVFVPTRRTMASAEMPIRLAKIRNRFEGVGYQTGAFGMMLTVTISNVAITLGMAKGCLQEFSQQANARKPFNLPYDTVAETPSTQVVAGRVNAMINAAETLIHGVADEVDRRAASGLDFEPREEALNTMNLVFAARLCADAIDMMQICLGSSTVTLKNPIQRFARDARVLISHGAIRQDPAAEIAGRHVLGLPPFKMFAGGLPQK; encoded by the coding sequence ATGAATTTGGCATCTGCGCCTCGGCATGAGGAAAGCGCCCGGCAACCCTACGCAGCTGTGTCTGTTGGCCCAAGCGAGGCAGGACAGATCATGCGCGACAAAGTGCTGGCGCTGGTGCCTTTGATCCGACGCGAAGCCGAAGCCGGTGAGAAATTGGGCGCAATGACGCCTGCGGTCGTCAATGCGCTGAATGAAGTCGGATTTTTCAAAATCACCTTGCCCCGCGAATATGGTGGTTATGGGTTTGGCGCCCGTGACATTGCCGAGGTTGTGGGCGCAGCGGCGACCGGTGATGGATCGACAGCATGGTCAGGCTTTGTCTCGGTTGGCCTCAGAAACGCATTTGTTTTTGATGAGCAAACTGTTTCCGAATTGATGGCGGATGCCGGCTCCTGGGTGGGGCCTCTCATGGTTGGCGCATCGGTCTTCTCGCAGATTGTCGGCGATGCAAGACTGGTCGATGGCGGTTTTATGGTCCGCGGCAAGTGGAGCTTCGGCAGCGGGTGCAAACACGCGAAATGGGCATTTGTCGGAATCCAGTGGGAAGAGGGGGGCGTTCCCCATCGGGGGATCGCCCTGCTTTCCCGTGACCAGTATGAAATTGTCGACGATTGGCACGTCATGGGTCTTCAGGGTACGTCGAGCAATAGTATCACCGCGCTCGATGAAGTCTTCGTACCCACGCGCCGCACGATGGCTTCGGCCGAAATGCCGATCCGCCTCGCGAAAATCCGCAACCGGTTTGAGGGGGTCGGCTACCAGACCGGTGCCTTTGGAATGATGTTGACAGTGACCATTTCCAACGTGGCGATCACGCTTGGTATGGCAAAAGGGTGTTTGCAGGAATTTTCCCAACAGGCGAATGCCCGCAAACCGTTCAACCTTCCTTATGACACTGTTGCGGAAACGCCTTCGACCCAGGTTGTTGCCGGACGGGTGAACGCAATGATCAATGCAGCGGAAACACTGATCCATGGTGTGGCCGATGAGGTGGACAGGCGTGCAGCTTCCGGTCTCGATTTCGAGCCGCGTGAAGAGGCTTTGAATACCATGAACCTGGTATTCGCTGCCCGCCTCTGCGCAGATGCTATCGATATGATGCAGATCTGCCTCGGGTCCTCGACGGTCACATTGAAGAATCCTATTCAGCGGTTTGCGCGTGACGCACGCGTTCTTATCTCGCACGGGGCTATCCGTCAGGATCCGGCCGCCGAAATCGCCGGCCGGCACGTGCTGGGCCTGCCACCCTTCAAGATGTTCGCGGGCGGTCTTCCGCAAAAATAA
- a CDS encoding GntR family transcriptional regulator, which produces MDGCMNGTIRGGQLDRSRQVALQVHEILRDRILKVQLVPGTILSRASLQLEFGVSQTPVRDALMRLQEEDIVEVYPQYATVVAKIDIDHARQAQFLRLSIELEAVRRLTEEAPGETAKELGAILARQKEVATQETYDTFDGIDREFHRKLYEKSGILQLWANVRRQSVHLDRLRRLNLPMPGKMQTVLEDHEAIVAAIASGNPEAAASALKKHLSGTLSIIDLISAEYPDYIRK; this is translated from the coding sequence ATGGATGGGTGCATGAACGGAACGATCAGGGGTGGGCAGTTGGACCGCTCGCGACAGGTGGCATTACAGGTTCATGAGATCCTGCGTGACAGGATATTAAAGGTGCAATTGGTGCCGGGCACGATCTTGTCGCGCGCCTCGTTGCAACTGGAATTCGGCGTGAGCCAGACACCGGTGCGCGATGCGCTGATGCGCTTGCAGGAAGAGGACATTGTCGAAGTCTATCCGCAATATGCAACGGTCGTTGCCAAGATCGATATCGATCACGCCAGACAGGCGCAATTCCTTCGGCTATCGATCGAACTCGAAGCAGTCCGGCGCCTGACTGAGGAGGCGCCGGGCGAGACCGCCAAGGAGTTGGGCGCCATTCTGGCCCGTCAAAAAGAGGTGGCCACACAAGAGACCTATGACACTTTTGATGGCATAGACCGCGAGTTTCACCGTAAACTTTATGAGAAGAGCGGCATTCTACAGCTATGGGCAAATGTGCGACGACAAAGCGTCCATCTCGACCGGCTGCGGCGTCTCAACCTGCCAATGCCCGGCAAGATGCAGACCGTACTCGAGGATCATGAAGCGATTGTCGCAGCCATTGCATCCGGCAATCCCGAGGCAGCTGCCTCGGCGCTTAAAAAACACCTGTCGGGTACGCTGTCGATCATCGATCTCATCAGTGCGGAATATCCGGATTATATTCGCAAGTGA
- a CDS encoding ABC transporter substrate-binding protein, which produces MRFFIGGVTAIALALGLACPSQAQEKTTLSITRQPGILYLASHVMETQKLIEKQAAAEGLQGITVEWRTFSGGGAQTDALLAGNVDVVNTGTGNLLLLWDRTRGKVKGIITSSAQPVIMVSNDPRIKTLKDIQDSDKIAVPTVGVSTQAILLQMAAAKLYGDDQVKKFDKNTVQLGHPDALAAIANSKHEVKNHFSAPPFQYVELKQPGVHKVTDSREIIGGALTQATFFTTTSFAEANPKLVKALRVATEDAIAFIKKDPKAALEAYKTVSGDKTSLDDLMVMMKEPGMDEWRTDPQGTMKFAEHLHKVGTLKSMPKAWTDYYLPDSAYLNGN; this is translated from the coding sequence ATGCGTTTCTTTATCGGCGGAGTGACCGCCATTGCCCTTGCTTTGGGATTGGCCTGTCCAAGCCAGGCACAGGAGAAAACCACCCTGTCCATCACCCGCCAGCCTGGGATTCTTTATCTCGCAAGCCATGTGATGGAGACCCAGAAGCTGATCGAAAAACAAGCGGCGGCCGAAGGTCTTCAAGGTATTACCGTCGAATGGCGCACCTTCAGCGGTGGCGGCGCGCAGACCGATGCGCTGCTGGCCGGCAACGTTGATGTCGTCAATACCGGCACCGGCAATCTTCTGCTTCTATGGGATCGCACCCGCGGCAAGGTGAAGGGGATTATCACCAGTTCTGCCCAGCCAGTAATCATGGTCTCCAACGACCCGCGCATCAAAACACTGAAGGATATCCAGGACAGCGACAAAATCGCCGTGCCGACCGTCGGCGTCTCGACCCAGGCGATCCTGCTGCAAATGGCGGCGGCCAAGCTTTATGGTGACGATCAGGTCAAAAAATTCGACAAAAACACTGTGCAGCTTGGCCATCCGGATGCGCTGGCGGCAATTGCCAATTCAAAGCATGAGGTCAAGAACCACTTTTCCGCGCCCCCCTTTCAATATGTCGAGTTGAAGCAGCCGGGCGTGCATAAAGTCACGGATTCCCGCGAGATCATTGGGGGAGCACTGACCCAGGCAACCTTCTTCACCACGACCAGTTTTGCCGAGGCAAATCCGAAGCTGGTCAAGGCATTGCGGGTCGCAACGGAAGACGCCATCGCCTTTATCAAGAAAGATCCGAAGGCTGCACTTGAAGCCTACAAAACCGTGTCCGGTGACAAGACCAGCCTTGATGACCTGATGGTCATGATGAAGGAACCCGGCATGGACGAGTGGCGCACCGATCCACAAGGCACGATGAAATTTGCCGAACATCTCCATAAAGTCGGCACACTCAAATCCATGCCGAAGGCCTGGACCGATTATTACCTGCCCGACAGCGCCTATCTCAACGGGAATTGA
- a CDS encoding ABC transporter ATP-binding protein, producing MMQATAAAERLAPAPEKAPLLSVDRVTLRYKTPNLLITATEDVSFDVRESDRFVLLGPSGCGKSTLLKAVGGYMTPVSGTIHINGRQVKAPGPDRMMVFQEFDQLMPWKTVLENVMFPLLVARKMPRHEAEALARHYIDKVKLTRAVNSYPHTLSGGMKQRVAIARGMAMQPDILLMDEPFAALDALTRRQMQDELLQLWEDTKFTVIFVTHSIAEAIKISNRILLLSPHPGRVKAEVVDVDKVSQADGSAAALERDIHNLLFSNEPGHKE from the coding sequence ATGATGCAGGCAACCGCTGCCGCTGAGCGCCTTGCGCCGGCCCCCGAAAAAGCGCCGCTTCTTTCCGTTGATCGCGTTACGCTGCGTTACAAAACGCCCAATCTGCTGATTACCGCCACCGAGGATGTCAGTTTCGATGTGCGGGAATCCGACCGCTTCGTGCTGCTCGGCCCGTCCGGCTGTGGCAAGTCGACGCTGTTGAAAGCCGTTGGCGGTTATATGACGCCGGTCTCCGGCACGATCCATATCAATGGTCGTCAGGTGAAAGCCCCGGGACCGGACCGGATGATGGTGTTCCAGGAGTTTGACCAGCTGATGCCCTGGAAGACCGTGCTGGAAAACGTAATGTTCCCGCTTCTCGTCGCGCGTAAAATGCCAAGGCACGAAGCCGAGGCACTGGCCCGCCATTATATCGACAAGGTCAAGCTGACCAGGGCCGTTAATAGCTACCCTCATACGCTGTCAGGCGGCATGAAGCAGCGCGTAGCGATTGCACGCGGCATGGCCATGCAGCCGGATATCCTGTTGATGGACGAGCCTTTCGCCGCACTCGACGCGCTGACCCGCCGGCAGATGCAGGACGAATTGCTTCAGCTTTGGGAAGACACCAAATTCACCGTGATTTTCGTCACCCATTCGATTGCCGAGGCGATCAAGATTTCCAACCGCATCCTGCTGCTGTCGCCTCATCCGGGGCGGGTGAAGGCCGAGGTCGTCGATGTCGACAAGGTGAGCCAGGCGGATGGCAGTGCCGCAGCTTTGGAGCGCGATATCCATAACCTGCTGTTCTCCAACGAACCCGGTCACAAGGAATAG
- a CDS encoding ABC transporter permease, which translates to MLSPNIILAADVAAAKPYDNIKPVEQKLSVFETLWGISALRKTLLIVVLAIIWQVYASFLDNPLLFPTLSDTLVTLTDRFADGTLPARIWTTLQVLFMGYTVGTVLAALLTVLAINTRIGTDFLETMTAMFNPLPAISLLPLALIWFGLGASSLVFVLVHSVLWAVALNTHSGFLGVSRTLRMVGANYGLTGISYVLRILVPAAFPSILTGLKIGWAFAWRTLIAAELVFGVSSGQGGLGWFIFENRNLLDIPAVFAGLLTVIIIGLIVENLVFQTIERHTIQKWGMKE; encoded by the coding sequence ATGCTTTCCCCCAACATCATCCTTGCCGCCGATGTCGCAGCGGCCAAGCCCTATGACAATATCAAGCCGGTCGAACAGAAACTGAGCGTCTTTGAAACGCTTTGGGGCATCAGCGCCTTGCGCAAGACGCTGTTGATCGTGGTTCTGGCGATCATCTGGCAGGTCTATGCCTCCTTTCTCGATAATCCGCTGCTTTTTCCCACCTTGAGCGACACATTGGTGACGTTGACCGACCGCTTTGCCGACGGCACCCTGCCCGCCCGCATCTGGACGACGCTGCAAGTCCTGTTCATGGGCTATACTGTCGGCACGGTGCTTGCCGCGCTGCTGACGGTGCTTGCCATCAATACCCGCATCGGCACCGATTTTCTGGAAACCATGACAGCGATGTTCAACCCGCTGCCAGCCATTTCGCTGCTGCCTTTGGCGTTGATCTGGTTCGGGCTCGGTGCCTCCAGCCTGGTCTTCGTGCTGGTTCATTCGGTCCTGTGGGCCGTGGCGCTCAACACGCATTCCGGCTTTCTCGGCGTATCACGCACCTTGCGCATGGTCGGTGCCAATTACGGCCTGACGGGTATTTCCTATGTGCTGCGCATCCTGGTTCCGGCGGCCTTCCCTTCGATCCTCACCGGCTTGAAAATCGGCTGGGCCTTTGCCTGGCGCACGTTGATAGCTGCCGAACTGGTGTTCGGTGTCTCCTCGGGACAGGGCGGCCTTGGCTGGTTCATCTTCGAAAACCGCAATCTGCTGGATATTCCCGCAGTGTTTGCAGGCCTGCTGACCGTCATCATTATCGGCCTGATCGTAGAAAATCTGGTCTTCCAGACGATCGAGCGCCACACAATCCAGAAATGGGGCATGAAGGAATAG
- the araD gene encoding L-arabinonate dehydratase: MTSKKTPETLRSARWFAPDDLRSFGHRSRMMQLGYAEEDFRDKPVIGILDTWSELNTCHAHFKERVQDVKRGVTQAGGFPVQMPSLSVDESFTKPTSMLYRNMLAMETEEMIRSHPLDGVVLMGGCDKTTPGLVMGAISAGVPMIYLPAGPMLRGNYAGKILGSGSDAWKYWDERRAGYISDAEWLGIQGGIARSAGTCMTMGTASTMTAIADAMGLTLPGASSIPAVDANHQRMSASCGRRIVEMVWEDLTPDQIITDAACRNAAIVAMATGCSTNAVVHLIAMARRAGVDLTLDDLDALGRVTPLIANVRPSGKDYLMEDFFYAGGLRALMKQLEERLDLSAMTVTGKTMGENLEGAEVYNDDVIRPLSNPVYHQGSLAVLRGNLCPTGAVIKPAACDPKFHVHQGPALVFDSYPEMKKAVDDEHLDVTPDHVLVLRNAGPLGGPGFPEWGMLPIPKALIKQGHRDMLRISDARMSGTSYGACVLHVSPESYIGGPLALLRTGDIVRLDLPNRSLDMLVDDAELASRKAAWTAPEPHFQRGYGWMFSRHVTQADKGCDFDFLETSFGKSAGEPDIY, encoded by the coding sequence ATGACAAGCAAGAAAACGCCTGAAACGCTGCGCAGCGCCCGCTGGTTCGCCCCCGACGATCTGCGCAGTTTCGGTCACCGATCCCGGATGATGCAGCTCGGCTACGCGGAAGAGGATTTCCGCGACAAACCGGTGATCGGCATCCTCGATACCTGGTCCGAACTCAACACCTGCCACGCCCATTTCAAGGAGAGGGTGCAGGACGTGAAGCGCGGCGTCACCCAGGCCGGTGGCTTTCCGGTCCAGATGCCGTCGCTGTCCGTCGATGAAAGCTTCACCAAGCCAACCTCCATGCTCTACCGCAACATGCTGGCGATGGAGACGGAAGAAATGATCCGCTCGCATCCGCTCGACGGCGTGGTGTTGATGGGCGGCTGCGACAAGACCACGCCCGGTCTGGTGATGGGCGCGATTTCGGCTGGCGTGCCAATGATTTACCTCCCAGCCGGCCCAATGCTGCGCGGCAATTATGCGGGCAAGATCCTGGGTTCCGGTTCGGATGCCTGGAAATATTGGGACGAGCGGCGGGCCGGATATATTTCCGACGCGGAATGGCTTGGTATTCAGGGCGGCATCGCCCGTTCTGCCGGCACCTGCATGACCATGGGTACGGCCTCGACTATGACGGCAATCGCCGATGCCATGGGCCTCACCCTGCCGGGTGCCTCCTCAATCCCCGCGGTCGATGCCAATCACCAGCGCATGTCGGCCTCCTGTGGCCGCCGCATCGTCGAGATGGTCTGGGAAGACCTGACACCGGACCAGATCATCACCGACGCCGCCTGCCGCAACGCCGCTATCGTCGCCATGGCCACCGGCTGTTCCACCAACGCCGTCGTTCACCTGATTGCCATGGCCCGCCGGGCCGGTGTCGATCTCACCCTCGATGACCTCGACGCGCTGGGCCGCGTCACACCGTTGATCGCCAATGTGCGCCCGTCCGGCAAGGATTACCTGATGGAGGATTTTTTCTATGCGGGCGGCCTGCGCGCATTGATGAAACAGCTCGAAGAGCGGCTTGACCTTTCAGCCATGACCGTCACCGGGAAAACCATGGGCGAAAATCTCGAGGGCGCAGAGGTTTATAACGACGACGTCATCCGGCCGCTGTCAAATCCGGTCTATCACCAAGGCTCGCTCGCCGTGTTGCGCGGCAATCTCTGCCCGACCGGCGCGGTCATCAAACCGGCGGCCTGCGACCCGAAATTTCACGTCCACCAAGGGCCAGCACTGGTGTTCGACAGCTATCCCGAGATGAAGAAGGCTGTTGACGACGAACATCTCGACGTGACCCCTGATCATGTTCTGGTGTTGCGCAATGCCGGACCTCTGGGCGGACCAGGCTTTCCTGAATGGGGCATGCTGCCGATCCCCAAGGCGCTGATCAAACAGGGCCACCGCGACATGCTGCGGATTTCTGATGCCCGGATGTCCGGGACATCCTACGGTGCCTGCGTGCTGCATGTCTCGCCGGAAAGCTATATCGGCGGCCCGCTGGCGCTGCTGCGGACCGGCGACATCGTCCGGCTGGATCTTCCCAATCGCAGTCTGGACATGCTGGTCGATGACGCGGAACTGGCCAGCCGCAAGGCTGCATGGACGGCACCGGAACCGCATTTTCAACGCGGCTATGGCTGGATGTTCTCCCGCCATGTGACGCAGGCCGACAAGGGCTGCGATTTCGATTTTCTTGAAACCAGCTTCGGCAAATCGGCCGGTGAGCCGGATATCTATTAA
- a CDS encoding ribonuclease activity regulator RraA, translating into MTDYVLSDATRAKYKKISTASIATALFKRGLRNQFIQGVVPVAPKAETMVGQAFTLRYIVAREDRNPITVFRDQKHPQRVAMEICPPGHVLVMDARKDARAATAGSILITRLALRGAAGVVSDGGFRDAEGIGALDMPAYYAKPSAPTNLTLHEAIDINVPISCGDVAVFPGDVLVGDRDGVMVIPAHLADELADECTDMESYEDFVLEQVKAGAVIIGLYPCTKDEHQQKYEAWRKEHGR; encoded by the coding sequence ATGACAGATTATGTGCTGAGCGACGCGACGCGCGCCAAATACAAGAAGATCTCCACCGCATCGATTGCCACCGCGCTGTTCAAACGCGGCTTGCGCAACCAGTTCATTCAAGGCGTCGTGCCGGTAGCGCCAAAGGCCGAGACCATGGTCGGCCAGGCGTTTACGCTTCGCTATATCGTGGCGCGCGAGGACCGCAACCCGATCACCGTGTTCCGAGACCAGAAGCATCCGCAGCGCGTCGCCATGGAAATCTGCCCTCCCGGCCATGTGCTGGTGATGGATGCGCGCAAGGACGCCCGTGCAGCGACCGCCGGCTCGATCCTGATCACCCGTCTGGCGCTGCGTGGGGCAGCGGGCGTCGTTTCCGATGGCGGTTTTCGTGATGCGGAAGGGATTGGTGCCCTGGACATGCCCGCCTATTACGCAAAACCATCGGCACCGACCAATCTGACGCTGCATGAGGCCATCGATATCAACGTGCCGATCTCCTGTGGCGATGTCGCGGTATTTCCCGGCGATGTGCTTGTTGGCGACCGTGATGGCGTCATGGTCATTCCCGCCCATCTGGCGGACGAACTGGCCGACGAATGCACCGATATGGAAAGCTACGAGGATTTCGTCCTGGAACAGGTCAAGGCCGGAGCGGTGATTATCGGCCTTTATCCCTGCACGAAGGACGAACATCAGCAAAAATACGAGGCCTGGCGCAAGGAACATGGGCGCTAA
- a CDS encoding helix-turn-helix transcriptional regulator: protein MVEEYALMRRAWGQSLEPTLSQRIIGIGNHPYRWFTHLVFIRLGTVRLGAGDTAGVLQGPCLLLLPSSELVRLRLSAGSCGHVIGAAMDIIGDAIGDYPESQPIRLFITTTTIMTGLLPQQASALEPHMRGLIDELNRDGQPSHMVVSAYLRLLINWVWRHNMPSGPAASLSSGGAAPILHQFRQLVEADYRHHRPVADYAARLGISTDRLHALCRKHLGRAPIELVHERLAQEGRIRLERSDSSARDISEALGFRDPAHFSHFFKRKTGLSPAAYRRMVRQSSVNPGLGTNMDYHDWP from the coding sequence ATGGTGGAGGAATACGCGCTGATGCGGCGGGCCTGGGGCCAGAGCCTGGAGCCGACGCTTTCACAACGCATCATCGGTATTGGCAACCATCCCTATCGTTGGTTTACCCATCTGGTCTTCATTCGGCTGGGTACGGTCAGGCTTGGTGCCGGTGACACTGCGGGCGTGCTGCAAGGCCCGTGTCTCCTGCTGCTACCATCTTCGGAACTGGTAAGGCTGCGCCTTTCTGCTGGCTCATGCGGCCATGTCATTGGCGCGGCCATGGATATTATCGGCGATGCCATCGGAGATTATCCTGAATCCCAGCCAATTAGACTGTTCATCACAACGACAACGATCATGACGGGACTGTTGCCGCAGCAGGCAAGCGCACTGGAACCGCATATGCGTGGCCTTATCGACGAATTGAACCGGGATGGACAACCTTCGCATATGGTGGTGTCAGCCTATCTTCGGCTGTTGATCAATTGGGTCTGGCGCCACAATATGCCTTCCGGACCAGCTGCATCGCTGTCTTCCGGTGGTGCAGCGCCAATCCTGCATCAATTCCGTCAATTGGTGGAGGCGGACTATCGTCATCATCGGCCCGTTGCCGATTATGCCGCTCGCCTGGGGATCTCGACCGACCGTTTGCATGCGCTTTGCCGCAAACATCTCGGCCGCGCGCCAATTGAGCTTGTGCATGAGCGGTTGGCGCAGGAGGGCCGTATCCGGCTGGAGCGCTCCGATAGCAGTGCACGCGACATTTCAGAAGCACTCGGGTTTCGGGATCCTGCGCATTTCAGCCATTTTTTCAAACGGAAAACCGGCCTTTCCCCGGCAGCCTATCGGCGCATGGTCCGGCAATCATCAGTAAATCCCGGTCTTGGTACCAATATGGACTATCACGACTGGCCCTGA
- a CDS encoding aldehyde dehydrogenase family protein, whose translation MASGTPTPFAASLLIGGKSVDAQGDRVFTRANPLTSHIVTVAAAASLADAENAALAAAAAFPGWSASPCAMRQTILEQAAILLIEAAEVFTRTMMAETGATRDWCRFNIDYGAKIFQDAAAMAVHVPGSICPDDLIVGTSFSLRQPAGVCLAISPWNAPILLAVRSIALALACGNCVILKSSELAPATQRLLGDLLQQAGLPDGVLNIISNAPADAAAIVETLIAHPVVRRVNFTGSTRVGKIVAQIAARHLKRCLLELGGKAPLIVLDDADLEQAAHAGAFGAFFNQGQICMSTERIILVDAIADDFLSLFVSKAKTVKAGDPALGLTPLGSLISIESGRRIASMIDDAVARGAHVLAGGRVHDTLMDATVVDHVLPGMRLYREESFGPVVSIIRVADADEAVTAANDCEYGLSGAVFSRDLHRALDVARRVETGILHINCATVADDPSMPFGGVKASGYGRFGGEAALDEFTELRWVSLASGPADYPI comes from the coding sequence ATGGCAAGTGGCACTCCCACGCCTTTTGCAGCCTCCCTGCTGATCGGAGGAAAGTCCGTCGACGCGCAAGGAGACAGGGTCTTTACAAGAGCCAATCCCCTGACCTCGCACATCGTCACTGTCGCTGCCGCCGCAAGTCTTGCGGATGCCGAAAACGCAGCACTTGCTGCTGCTGCTGCCTTTCCAGGCTGGTCAGCATCGCCTTGCGCCATGCGCCAGACTATTCTGGAACAGGCAGCCATCCTGCTGATCGAAGCCGCCGAGGTTTTCACCCGGACAATGATGGCCGAAACGGGAGCCACCCGTGATTGGTGCCGATTCAACATCGACTATGGAGCAAAGATCTTCCAGGACGCCGCTGCCATGGCCGTGCATGTGCCGGGATCGATTTGCCCGGATGATTTGATCGTTGGAACGTCCTTTTCATTGCGCCAACCGGCTGGCGTCTGCCTCGCCATCTCGCCTTGGAATGCGCCAATCCTGCTTGCCGTCCGCTCGATTGCCTTGGCACTGGCCTGCGGCAATTGCGTGATCTTGAAAAGCTCGGAATTGGCGCCCGCCACGCAGCGGTTGCTGGGCGATCTGCTTCAGCAAGCCGGTCTACCCGATGGCGTTTTGAATATCATCTCCAATGCGCCTGCCGATGCAGCGGCGATTGTCGAAACCCTGATTGCCCATCCCGTTGTTCGCCGGGTGAATTTCACCGGCTCAACGCGGGTCGGCAAGATCGTTGCGCAAATCGCCGCCCGCCATTTAAAGCGCTGCCTGCTGGAACTTGGTGGCAAAGCGCCGCTGATCGTGCTTGATGATGCCGATCTCGAACAGGCCGCCCACGCCGGAGCCTTCGGGGCGTTTTTCAATCAGGGTCAGATCTGCATGTCCACCGAGCGGATCATTCTGGTCGATGCCATCGCCGATGATTTTCTGTCGCTCTTTGTCAGCAAAGCGAAAACCGTCAAGGCCGGTGACCCGGCACTTGGCCTGACACCGCTTGGTTCATTGATCTCGATAGAGTCCGGACGCAGAATTGCCAGCATGATCGACGACGCCGTTGCCAGGGGTGCGCATGTTCTGGCAGGCGGACGCGTTCACGACACGTTGATGGATGCGACTGTTGTCGATCATGTCCTGCCCGGCATGCGGCTCTATCGTGAAGAAAGTTTCGGACCGGTCGTGTCGATTATTCGCGTCGCTGACGCCGATGAGGCCGTGACCGCCGCCAATGATTGCGAGTACGGCTTATCCGGCGCAGTGTTCAGCCGCGACCTGCACCGCGCCCTCGACGTCGCACGGCGGGTGGAAACCGGCATTCTCCATATCAACTGCGCCACTGTGGCCGACGATCCGTCCATGCCGTTCGGAGGCGTCAAGGCCTCCGGCTATGGCCGGTTCGGCGGCGAGGCGGCGCTGGACGAGTTTACCGAATTGCGGTGGGTGAGCCTCGCCTCAGGCCCGGCAGATTATCCGATCTGA